Within Quercus lobata isolate SW786 chromosome 5, ValleyOak3.0 Primary Assembly, whole genome shotgun sequence, the genomic segment ATAAAGTTTCATTTAACTTATCCTACATATATAGTATTAGAGCAGGTTGATCCAGACCTATGAATAATCTTTCATAGCTTCAGCATTTACATTTTTGTTACCCCCAAACCTCTCATCCAATGAATGCTATATCTATCCTCCCCAAGTCCAACTACACACACTTTCATCCATTCATGCATTCACAAAATCcataaatgtaattttttttaatcgtcTTTTTATTTGAAGATTCTGTCACATCAATTCTTTGGGTATTACACTTTGAAGTTGTTCAAGTTTCTCTCTTGTTACATCTTTCTAGAAGACATGTTCCAAAATCCGTATctgccttattctctctctttgtttgaaTGCCAATTGTTGAAATGAAGATGATTCCTTATTCTCTCTCCAaaatccatttttatttcaGATACCAAAGTCCACCAAATCTATAGTGATTACATCCATAGTTTctccccatacctaaactcttttaaagaagaaaaatagttgAAAGAACCATCCACTTCCTAGCATTTCCCCTCCTCTCCATTAGGCCAAAATATATACAGAAGAATAGAGGAGACGGCACAATACAAAACTACACGTTTTAGCCCAACCAACATACCATCCATACAAGGAGAGATTTAATCACGGGATATGTCCATGCACTTAATAGAAACTAGAGCAGCATATTTAAGACATCTCTTACTCCATTTTTGGCCAAGGGCACATAGAAAGCAGTTTAAGCCGCATATTTTAAGTTTGTAACTTGAGTAGATGTTTCAATAtcccaaaaaccaaaataatgaGAGGAGCTGGGACTTGGATTCACCATAGATCTCCCTAtgataaaagaaacaaacaataaaaatccTAGAGTATTACAATTTAATCAGCCTACTGGTAGATCCACATCCAAGCCCTTTCAGGTGCACAGCAACCAATACGTAATATGAATTTTGAGCCTAGACGTTCTTGGGAACGAACATTGCATTACACATCACAAGGATGACACTTGAAACTCACAAAATATATCTGCATAGCTTGAAGGAGTCAAAGCAACCAACACATCAAATTACTTGAAGAGTTGAAGAAACAGAATCACAATAATTGGCAGGATGACAAAGGCGAAAGGTAAATTatgaagttaaaaaatatacCATAGTTTTTGATGTGTCAGCAACAATATGGAAACTTGAGAGTAGTGATATGTATTTGAttgaaacccaaaaagaaaTCTATTGCACAGCTATTTGACCGTCTGGGGAACAACACTATCTGTTTATAAATTTCCTTTTGCTTCTTTAAGCCCCCCTGGATTTGAAACGGTATTCATCAAAAACAATGAATATCGTTATTGTGACATAAAACATTATTTATTCCCACTCATCATACGGGTCTGCGACtagtatataataaaacttatcaccaacaccaagtcacaaaaagaaatttgattaattattaaatcTTTTTTAACTGTAAATTTCAAGTCTAATACAATTTGCAATGGCACGAtaaaggtgtttttttttttttttttttatagaatagaATTTCACCAAATAGGGTTCACTTCATGATGATTGATCTTATTATATGACTAAGACACAAGCcaatttttgcaaaatatttaaaagCTTCGTTTATAGTTTAACTGAGTAATTGCTTGGAAAATAATGGTatacttttagcaaaatatTCACAAAGTCCTAAACTAATAAATGAAAAActtcacatcaaaaaaaaaaaaaataaatgaaaaactaaacattaataataatagattcCTGTCCCAATTAAGCCTCTTAAAAATTACAACATTAAAACCAAATAAAgtacggaaaaaaaaaataaaaataaaaattaatttccaGAACACTAACACAGTCGGTGGAACTCAGTCGGTTTAACTTGCAAACCCAAGCTTGGGGCCCAAGCTAACGCAATCTTATAAATTAATTCTCtcattactatgtcttaattcGTCTAACATTACTCAGTCGGTgttgttgttcttcttctttttgttgttgctgttcTACTCTCTTTGTGAAGTCTTCCGATCATCCACAATGACGGATACGCTGTTGAAGTGGGCTGATCAAGAATGGAGTGAAGGAAACCAAAAGAAAGCCTACGAACTCGTAGAGATGGCCATCAAACTCGACCCTTATTTTGGAGGCATGGTCAAGTACTACACTGCCTTATATATCCACCATGCCGGCGAGTTCAAGAAGAACAGGGTTGGCGGAGTTGATCTCTACGCAGTCCTCGGCTTCACGGCTGCTGATCACCCATCAATCACTCATGACTCCATCAAAGAAAGGTATTGCAAGTTCGCTAAGTTGGTGCATCCCAACGAGTTTCCCTCCCCAATGGCAGATGGCGCTCTCAAACTCATGGACATGGCGTGGGCAATCCTGGGTAACGAGTTTAGCAGAGAAGACTATGATGTTTGTGTTGGTCTGCATTGTCCAAAGCCAAGGCATATTGATAAACCAGTCGAGACGTCAATGACTACTGCTGATCAGAGGCCAAaggtgatttatgtgaaaaggtGTGCTCCAGAAGGGGTGTAGAGTCTGTAGACTGAGCAAGGCCAAgagaggttttgggggtatAGCAAGTAAAATagataggaattttttttttcgttgtttGAAATTTCCTATTAGTTTTCGTCTGtacaaagaaaaagatggaGTGAACGAGTATCTTGTATACATTTATGTAAAGATTCTTTGAATATTCAATGAAATTCTAGATGATTTTagcaatattaaaaaataataatttccatggttttttttttttttttttttaatttccatgGTTTTAATAATACATTAGGGTGTTCAGGTTATTACTTATTAACAGGGATGTGCATCTAATCCACAAGTTGGAATCTTATTAATAGTCCTAACTATATATACAACTTTATTTAGTGCTTAGTGGTTGATTTCTTCAATGGGTTTAATTGTTAGTGGGTCTGTGGGTGTATATCTATCATTTCTTTGGGCATTACATTTTGAAGTTGTTaaagtttctctctttttgtttgaatGCCAATTGTTGAAATAAAGATGATGTGTATGAAGCATTGCATTTTTCTTTCAGATACCAAAGTCCACCAAATCTATATTGGTCACTGGTCACATCCTTAGTTTCTCCAAATACCTGAACTCTTTTAAAGAAGAATTATGGTTGAAAGAACCATCCAATTCCTAGTATTTCACCTTCTCTCCGTAGGCCTGTCCTACATGTTTTAACCCAATCCACGTACCATCCATACAGGGAGAGATTTAATCACAAGATATGTCCATGCACTAAATAGAAGCTAGAGCAGCATATTTAAGACATACCTTGCTCTATTTCTGGCCGAGGGCACATCCAAAGCAGTTTAAGCTGCATATTGAAGTCTGTAAGTTGAGTAGATGTTTCAATATCCCAAAAAACCAATATAATGAGAGGAGCTGGAACTTAGATTCACCGTAGATCTCCATAGGATAAAAAGAACCAAACAATAAAAATCCTAGAGTATTAGAATTTATTCTACCTACTGGTAGACCCACATCCAAGCCTTTTAGGTGCACAGCAACCATTATGTAATATGAATTTTGAGCCTAGATGTTCATGGGAACATAACATTGCATTACACGTCACAAAGGTGACACTTGATGACCCGAAGCTCTCAAAACATAACTGTATAGCTTGAAGGAGTTAAAGTAACCAACACATTAAATTGCTTGAAGAGTCAAAGAAAGAGAATCACAAAAGGTAAATTAAGAAGTTAGAAAATATGCcataatttttcatgtttcaGTTAGCCGCAATATGGAAACTTGAGAGCAGTGATCTGTATTTGAttgaaacccaaaaagaaaTCTACTGCACAGCTCATTGGCCCTCTGGGGAACTCAGTATCTGTTTATAAATTTCCTTTTGCTTCTTTAAGCCCCCCCTCCTCCCTTTGGATTGCAACATATTCATCACAACCAATGACAATCCTCTCCAAAACTGATGCattctcaagaaaaatatttactGCATTCATCTCATTTTCATCTCGTGGAAATTCAGAAATTTTGATAGTCTTGAGGTGTGTCACAAAACATGCAGGCACTGGATCCAATACCCAATCATAATTTTGATCATATGCAGGTAGGCAGACCACCTACATGGttaccaaacaaaacaaaattagctGCAGTGCCAATTCATAAGTGGTCAGGCACAGTAACAAAAGTTGCAGTTCAAACAAAGTTACCATTTGAAACTCAAGAAAGTCAAGACAAGGAGAGTTCTGGAGTATGGTCTGTACTGCTCCACAAGTAAACAAGGTTTCCAGACTTTCCAAGCTGAGTCTAgtcaatttgtaaaatacaGGCAGATGGGCAAATAACTCTTCTGCATGATTAAGAACCTATGATAATTGAAAACATCACAAGAAGTTTCAAGTGACCCCCTTAAGAAGTGAATTGATAATAGAAATGGCTGCTACAAAGGGACACATTTATTCATGTGATTAGCAGTTGGGAACATACCTGAACAGTACCATCATATATTGCTAGCTTTTCCACACTACTGAGCCCACTAAGAAGCTTAAATACACGATGAGCATCTTGGTAACAATCAACTTCGTTTCTTTCGAAGGCTTCAATAGATGCATCAACTATTGAGGATGAGTTGTAGAAGCAATAATCATTTATGAGTTCACCATCAAAAGCAAACCATTCCAAACTAGTTCCCAAAATCACAACTAGACAACCATTTGAATCATTCTCATCTGCATCAGCATTCAGGTCATCTTTATCATCATTTTCACCATATTTTTCAGTGAATAAGTATCTATCACTTATGAACAACCTTCGAAGCATTGGAGAAGAGATACAAACAGCCTTGACATATTTCCAAATGCAATCAATTATAAATAAGTCCTCCAGGATTGGGCAACCCGTAAAGAGCTGTTGTGTTGAATGATCATCAGAAAATATAACTTTCTCAAGAGTCAATCTCTTCAGACAAGAAAAACTAATACTTGAAGGGAGCTTGAGAGAGTGGAACATGTGAAGTATCAATACTTCTAATGATTCACAAGTAAATAAGCAAGGCGGCAATGCTAACGGTTCTTGAAAGTTTCTAAGATACAGATCTAACACTTGAACCTTATGCTTCACAACAGAACGCATCCAACCATTAATGCGAGATGTATCATATTGCACATTACATGACAAAGAGAATCTTTTTATGTTTGAGGGACCATGAAGTGCAAGCACTCTTTCCACAAATTTCATGAACATCATCCTCCTATCCGGTGCCCCTTCATTAAAATCAATTTTGGGGATGGATGTCCATAGGTATTTCCATCTTTTTGATAATATGCTCGTTCTAACAGCTTCTTTGGTTGAAAGGTATGACAAAATGTGCTGAAGAATTGGGTCTGGTAAATTGTTGATTCCCTTTCTGCTCTTATTAGCATTCTGTTTCTTTctgaacttttttttcttggccTTGTCTAAAGGAAAACTTACATCCATAATATTGATGATTCTCCTACAACACATAACCCATTGTCAAATTAGTCTCTAGCTATCATAACAGCACCTTTTGGCTTTTGACATTCTGCAAAGAGTTCTAGAGAAGAATACGCCTCTGGGTATGCTATCAAAGTAtgcattcataaaaaaattttcaggaACTTTTTGTGAAAATACCATAAAGGATTTACAACAACCAATCCTTATTCCCAAAAGCAAATAGCCTTGTAGCCCAACGGCATTGCCTGCTCTCCTTTGTGGGTTCTAAGTCCCCTTCCTCCATTGTTATAATGATCAaatcatcaaaaataaataaaattactcccaaaattttggggtagGCTATAGATGTATAATGAATTATTTTCCACCATTCTATTCTAAATCCAATCCTCTAACACATAgaagattttattaaaagaataataataataataataaattgaaaactaatATTGGAAATTTTCAACATTCTAAATCCAACCcaacttttgtttttcatttctaataTTTTCTGTGCTTCTCTTTTCTCAGAACAGATGGAAGAAAAGCTAAAACAAACCTAAAATACTAATCCCTCTCCCCCATGCATTTACCGATTATCCTGAATacccataaattttcaagcccCAAACTTTCTAAGCAAAGTGAGAAAATTTCACTCAACATTACCATCAAAACTAAGTTCAGAGACCCACGAGGCAATTCTTATTCATTTGCGGACAACAAATAcgtacaataaaataaaaatagaggaACTGACCTGAAAGCACTCTTATTTATGGTCTGAATGTTAATCCATTCCCTGAAAGAACAAAATGAGTCACAAAATGTTGGTTTTGGACtgggttttcacttttcactctACCCAAGTTGGAGTATCTTTCACAGAACTCTGCGGTACTG encodes:
- the LOC115992286 gene encoding F-box protein At4g22280-like isoform X2, whose product is MDVSFPLDKAKKKKFRKKQNANKSRKGINNLPDPILQHILSYLSTKEAVRTSILSKRWKYLWTSIPKIDFNEGAPDRRMMFMKFVERVLALHGPSNIKRFSLSCNVQYDTSRINGWMRSVVKHKVQVLDLYLRNFQEPLALPPCLFTCESLEVLILHMFHSLKLPSSISFSCLKRLTLEKVIFSDDHSTQQLFTGCPILEDLFIIDCIWKYVKAVCISSPMLRRLFISDRYLFTEKYGENDDKDDLNADADENDSNGCLVVILGTSLEWFAFDGELINDYCFYNSSSIVDASIEAFERNEVDCYQDAHRVFKLLSGLSSVEKLAIYDGTVQVLNHAEELFAHLPVFYKLTRLSLESLETLFTCGAVQTILQNSPCLDFLEFQMVVCLPAYDQNYDWVLDPVPACFVTHLKTIKISEFPRDENEMNAVNIFLENASVLERIVIGCDEYVAIQREEGGLKEAKGNL
- the LOC115992286 gene encoding F-box protein At4g22280-like isoform X1, with the translated sequence MCCRRIINIMDVSFPLDKAKKKKFRKKQNANKSRKGINNLPDPILQHILSYLSTKEAVRTSILSKRWKYLWTSIPKIDFNEGAPDRRMMFMKFVERVLALHGPSNIKRFSLSCNVQYDTSRINGWMRSVVKHKVQVLDLYLRNFQEPLALPPCLFTCESLEVLILHMFHSLKLPSSISFSCLKRLTLEKVIFSDDHSTQQLFTGCPILEDLFIIDCIWKYVKAVCISSPMLRRLFISDRYLFTEKYGENDDKDDLNADADENDSNGCLVVILGTSLEWFAFDGELINDYCFYNSSSIVDASIEAFERNEVDCYQDAHRVFKLLSGLSSVEKLAIYDGTVQVLNHAEELFAHLPVFYKLTRLSLESLETLFTCGAVQTILQNSPCLDFLEFQMVVCLPAYDQNYDWVLDPVPACFVTHLKTIKISEFPRDENEMNAVNIFLENASVLERIVIGCDEYVAIQREEGGLKEAKGNL